A window of the Mus musculus strain C57BL/6J chromosome 18, GRCm38.p6 C57BL/6J genome harbors these coding sequences:
- the Crem gene encoding cAMP-responsive element modulator isoform X39 → MAAATGDMPTYQIRAPTTALPQGVVMAASPGSLHSPQQLAEEATRKRELRLMKNREAAKECRRRKKEYVKCLESRVAVLEVQNKKLIEELETLKDICSPKTD, encoded by the exons ATGGCTG CTGCCACAGGTGACATGCCAACTTACCAGATCCGAGCTCCTACTACTGCTTTGCCACAAGGTGTGGTGATGGCTGCCTCACCAGGAAGCCTGCACAGTCCCCAGCAACTAGCAGAAGAAGCAACTCGCAAGCGGGAGCTGAGGCTGATGAAAAACAG GGAAGCTGCTAAAGAATGTCGACGTCGAAAGAAAGAGTATGTGAAGTGTCTTGAGAGTCGAGTCGCAGTGCTGGAAGTTCAGAacaagaagcttatagaggaGCTTGAAACTTTGAAAGACATTTGCTCTCCCAAAACAGATTAG
- the Crem gene encoding cAMP-responsive element modulator isoform X36, protein MQKPNMAVTGDETDEETDLAPSHMAAATGDMPTYQIRAPTTALPQGVVMAASPGSLHSPQQLAEEATRKRELRLMKNREAAKECRRRKKEYVKCLESRVAVLEVQNKKLIEELETLKDICSPKTD, encoded by the exons ATGCAAAAGCCCAACATGGCTGTAACTGGAGATGAAACTG atgaggagactGACCTTGCCCCAAGTCACATGGCTG CTGCCACAGGTGACATGCCAACTTACCAGATCCGAGCTCCTACTACTGCTTTGCCACAAGGTGTGGTGATGGCTGCCTCACCAGGAAGCCTGCACAGTCCCCAGCAACTAGCAGAAGAAGCAACTCGCAAGCGGGAGCTGAGGCTGATGAAAAACAG GGAAGCTGCTAAAGAATGTCGACGTCGAAAGAAAGAGTATGTGAAGTGTCTTGAGAGTCGAGTCGCAGTGCTGGAAGTTCAGAacaagaagcttatagaggaGCTTGAAACTTTGAAAGACATTTGCTCTCCCAAAACAGATTAG
- the Crem gene encoding cAMP-responsive element modulator isoform X37, which produces MQKPNMAVTGDETAATGDMPTYQIRAPTTALPQGVVMAASPGSLHSPQQLAEEATRKRELRLMKNREAAKECRRRKKEYVKCLESRVAVLEVQNKKLIEELETLKDICSPKTD; this is translated from the exons ATGCAAAAGCCCAACATGGCTGTAACTGGAGATGAAACTG CTGCCACAGGTGACATGCCAACTTACCAGATCCGAGCTCCTACTACTGCTTTGCCACAAGGTGTGGTGATGGCTGCCTCACCAGGAAGCCTGCACAGTCCCCAGCAACTAGCAGAAGAAGCAACTCGCAAGCGGGAGCTGAGGCTGATGAAAAACAG GGAAGCTGCTAAAGAATGTCGACGTCGAAAGAAAGAGTATGTGAAGTGTCTTGAGAGTCGAGTCGCAGTGCTGGAAGTTCAGAacaagaagcttatagaggaGCTTGAAACTTTGAAAGACATTTGCTCTCCCAAAACAGATTAG
- the Crem gene encoding cAMP-responsive element modulator isoform X38 translates to MAAATGDMPTYQIRAPTTALPQGVVMAASPGSLHSPQQLAEEATRKRELRLMKNREAARECRRKKKEYVKCLENRVAVLENQNKTLIEELKALKDLYCHKAE, encoded by the exons ATGGCTG CTGCCACAGGTGACATGCCAACTTACCAGATCCGAGCTCCTACTACTGCTTTGCCACAAGGTGTGGTGATGGCTGCCTCACCAGGAAGCCTGCACAGTCCCCAGCAACTAGCAGAAGAAGCAACTCGCAAGCGGGAGCTGAGGCTGATGAAAAACAG GGAAGCTGCCCGGGAGTGtcgcaggaagaagaaagaatatgtCAAATGTCTTGAAAATCGTGTGGCTGTgcttgaaaatcaaaacaagaccCTCATTGAGGAACTCAAGGCCCTCAAAGACCTTTATTGCCATAAAGCAGAGTAA
- the Crem gene encoding cAMP-responsive element modulator isoform 17 (isoform 17 is encoded by transcript variant 18): MMYPHFTDEETDLAPSHMAAATGDMPTYQIRAPTTALPQGVVMAASPGSLHSPQQLAEEATRKRELRLMKNREAARECRRKKKEYVKCLENRVAVLENQNKTLIEELKALKDLYCHKAE; the protein is encoded by the exons ATGAtgtatccccattttacagatgaggagactGACCTTGCCCCAAGTCACATGGCTG CTGCCACAGGTGACATGCCAACTTACCAGATCCGAGCTCCTACTACTGCTTTGCCACAAGGTGTGGTGATGGCTGCCTCACCAGGAAGCCTGCACAGTCCCCAGCAACTAGCAGAAGAAGCAACTCGCAAGCGGGAGCTGAGGCTGATGAAAAACAG GGAAGCTGCCCGGGAGTGtcgcaggaagaagaaagaatatgtCAAATGTCTTGAAAATCGTGTGGCTGTgcttgaaaatcaaaacaagaccCTCATTGAGGAACTCAAGGCCCTCAAAGACCTTTATTGCCATAAAGCAGAGTAA
- the Crem gene encoding cAMP-responsive element modulator isoform 10 (isoform 10 is encoded by transcript variant 10) produces the protein MQKPNMAVTGDETDEETDLAPSHMAAATGDMPTYQIRAPTTALPQGVVMAASPGSLHSPQQLAEEATRKRELRLMKNREAARECRRKKKEYVKCLENRVAVLENQNKTLIEELKALKDLYCHKAE, from the exons ATGCAAAAGCCCAACATGGCTGTAACTGGAGATGAAACTG atgaggagactGACCTTGCCCCAAGTCACATGGCTG CTGCCACAGGTGACATGCCAACTTACCAGATCCGAGCTCCTACTACTGCTTTGCCACAAGGTGTGGTGATGGCTGCCTCACCAGGAAGCCTGCACAGTCCCCAGCAACTAGCAGAAGAAGCAACTCGCAAGCGGGAGCTGAGGCTGATGAAAAACAG GGAAGCTGCCCGGGAGTGtcgcaggaagaagaaagaatatgtCAAATGTCTTGAAAATCGTGTGGCTGTgcttgaaaatcaaaacaagaccCTCATTGAGGAACTCAAGGCCCTCAAAGACCTTTATTGCCATAAAGCAGAGTAA
- the Crem gene encoding cAMP-responsive element modulator isoform 11 (isoform 11 is encoded by transcript variant 11) produces the protein MQKPNMAVTGDETAATGDMPTYQIRAPTTALPQGVVMAASPGSLHSPQQLAEEATRKRELRLMKNREAARECRRKKKEYVKCLENRVAVLENQNKTLIEELKALKDLYCHKAE, from the exons ATGCAAAAGCCCAACATGGCTGTAACTGGAGATGAAACTG CTGCCACAGGTGACATGCCAACTTACCAGATCCGAGCTCCTACTACTGCTTTGCCACAAGGTGTGGTGATGGCTGCCTCACCAGGAAGCCTGCACAGTCCCCAGCAACTAGCAGAAGAAGCAACTCGCAAGCGGGAGCTGAGGCTGATGAAAAACAG GGAAGCTGCCCGGGAGTGtcgcaggaagaagaaagaatatgtCAAATGTCTTGAAAATCGTGTGGCTGTgcttgaaaatcaaaacaagaccCTCATTGAGGAACTCAAGGCCCTCAAAGACCTTTATTGCCATAAAGCAGAGTAA
- the Crem gene encoding cAMP-responsive element modulator isoform X40 → MPTYQIRAPTTALPQGVVMAASPGSLHSPQQLAEEATRKRELRLMKNREAARECRRKKKEYVKCLENRVAVLENQNKTLIEELKALKDLYCHKAE, encoded by the exons ATGCCAACTTACCAGATCCGAGCTCCTACTACTGCTTTGCCACAAGGTGTGGTGATGGCTGCCTCACCAGGAAGCCTGCACAGTCCCCAGCAACTAGCAGAAGAAGCAACTCGCAAGCGGGAGCTGAGGCTGATGAAAAACAG GGAAGCTGCCCGGGAGTGtcgcaggaagaagaaagaatatgtCAAATGTCTTGAAAATCGTGTGGCTGTgcttgaaaatcaaaacaagaccCTCATTGAGGAACTCAAGGCCCTCAAAGACCTTTATTGCCATAAAGCAGAGTAA